The sequence ATATAGTATTTCCTATTTAGGGGTGTAACTTGAACTAGTTGGCCCAATCCAATGTGAACCTAATTCGATACTTGGACGGGGTtggacaaatatttttaatattcaggTTGAGTTTAGGTTAAGTTTTCTCAATCCGAACTCAATTTGGGTTGGGTTAAGGtttgaacaactcaagcctAACTTGAAtatgatttaatgtttttataatatttataatattatattttatataataatattcattttctttttagattttaaagaaaaatatcaaattataattatatcatatactttttcatttttttaaaagatatataagtttatttttactttttcattattatcttgaaattttatcttatttattatttaaattttgatataaatatatagatttttttttttaaaactatgcatgaattttgaataatgcaACCTAATTAACTTAACCAACTCGAGTTTAATCTGATCAACATGAGTCTAATCTGATTAACTTGAATTCAACCCAAGTTTGGAAAAATAAGGGACTTGAATTAAGTATTATAAGTTAGAAGTCGGATGTGATTGAACTTGaattgattatttcttaatttgagTTGAATTTAGATTAGCTATCAAAAGTTAGTATTTAATATTTAGGTATAATGCAACAGTGGCATTACTAAATTGGGAgttatcctttttttttgtcttctaatTCTAGTTGAAATATTACTTTGTTGGCATTATTTATATgcttaaacattttaaaaatattttcttttatctatatagtatttgaaattaattttaaaaataaattttggtcatCTGCAAACCATCACATCCtaagaacaaaacaaaattaacttgaaataaattaatattgaaaaataatctaattttgacTTTATTTGTCTGCATTTTGTAATTTGTAGGGGCATTAATTGCCTCTAAGGCCGACAAAATGAAACCCTTCGTCTTGTtattcaaatcaaatcaaaaaatatatttaaaccaAGTTTAAGGATgatttagaaagtgtttttaatatttttaatatttttttaaaaaaattcttttaagtaCTTCTTAGGATTACTATAAAACATattctttctaatatttgaaaaataaaaaatttaaatattaaaaatactttttaaaatcactaaaatATGCATTTTTAGATAATGTTATTttgctttcaattttttttaaaaaaattgttaatattttcaaaaaaaaaaataattaatacattaaaaataaataaagaaataaaattagaaatatgaatattataaaagaaatgttaatatgaataaaatattaaaatcaaatattatctttaagagtattttatttatttattaaaatatggatTATTATgagtgaatatatttttaaattagaataatttagatggttaattataaatatattagaatattttagtataaaatatagtacaaaatttaaaagaataaaaagttaatacaatataagaatatatatatatatatatataatttttattatatttgtctCACAATTTTTACATgaatggaaatttaaaataaaagaagatcatacaaattttatattttagaaaccaaattaaaaaaagaaaaaaaaaagaaaattagaaactCTGGTTGACTTCTCTTCTTCGTCCATTGTATGCTTAACTTTTCGtgatggaaaattttcatttaattaaaaataaaacagtagaaaattataaaatacaagAGCGTACGGTAGGGGTGTGTTTAGAAATTTAGAATTAGCGATTGGGAATTGGGAGAGAAAGTGGCGTCGCTTCCATCTTCAACGCGGTAATTTTAATTCTTGACGGCTACCACGCGGCTCTGCTTCTGGAAGGATCGTGAGTCTATGAGCCAATCCCACGCGCAACTTAAAACTACCTCACCCACGCCAACCATCCCCTTTTATGAATGCAAGGAAGTTATGGCAACTTCCTTTCTATTTGaagtaaaaaaggaaatatccttttattttttattttttatttattcttattaaatGGTAGTATATTTGGGAGTTTGAAGTTGGAGTTGGAGTGGATGTTTGGTAATtctaagaaatatttatatcatttaaaaaagaattataaatcattttaagtttcaaaaaatttaaatatactGTCTTATAAAAGGAAGATAGGGTTGTTGCTGTATAGGATTCAAAACTTCTTTAAGGGAATAAGAGAGATCACGTCGTTAACTAAGTTTGGAAAGAGAGTAATGTAGTTGTGGTAACAGAAAGTGGTTTATGTGGTgtgtaaaaatttatttgattttgggaAACCTTGGATTAAATGGAAGCACATTATACACGTTTACAGATTTAGTGGTGATGAAGTGAATATGTTTCTTGTACTCTATTTCGCAGCGCGTGGAGTTTAAATGTTTCCTCTTTCCCTCCTCTATAAATAGTCTCAATCCAATATTTCGTCGTCAACGCATTCCGAGTCTTGGACGCATAAGGCTTAGAGATTTCCTGCCCGTTTTCGTCCAGCTTTCGCTGTCTTCTTTGCTAAGAAACCAATTTAAAGTAAGAAGTTGGGATCACAAAGCCCAAGCCCTtccctctctttttctttctccgGCTCTGTTTCCCTCCTCAAGCAAAAAGACAAGCACTCCTTTTGCcttcttatattaatttaatttattccttAATTAATTCTCCGCTATCTCTTTGTTTCATCCTTCCTCAGAAGCTGTTGGTGTGTATTGATCATATGGAGTTGTTCCGTACAGCCAAAGCCGTCACACTCCGGAGCCACCTAGACAAGTACCTGGTCGCTGACGACGACAAGGAAACGGTTCGCCAGAGCCGAAATGGTTTGTCCCGGAAAGCCAAATGGCTGGTCGAAGGCAGCGGCCATGTCATCCGCCTCAAGAGCTGCCACGGCCGCTACCTCACGGCCTCCGACACGGCCTATCTTCTGGGTATGACTGGGAAAAAGGTGACTCAGACGGTGCCGGGGAATACATCGGACGCGTTAATTGAGTGGGAGCCAATACGGGATGGGTTTCAGGTGAAGTTCAAGACTCGGGGTGGGAAATTTTTGCGAGCGAACGGAGGGACGCCGCCGTGGAGAAACTCGGTTACTCACGATTACCCTAACAGCAGTGCAACACGGAACTGGATTCTTTGGGACGTGGAACCCGTGGAAGTGCCGGAAGTTGATCCAGTGGCGGACTACCTATCCTCGCTGTCGAGCTTTTCTTCGATTTCCGATGATCTCTTTGGTTCGGAGCCGGCGTCGCCGATGTCGATAACGGCCACCGAGCCATTCGGCCTGTCTTCGAAGAGGGTATGTTCTCTGACCTGTTAGCTGTTTCTCCGAAAGCCCTTTTTCAGTTATATAATCTTGATCTGGCATATCATTAAATATGATAAGGTTTGGTAAGAGGTGATCACAAAATTGATGACGAGCTCATGGACTCTCCACAGTTAGGGCTTATGAACACGCCAAAAGGCATATCATCGGAAAAACATGTGAATTAGTGTGAACATGGGTCACCTAACCCTTGGAACACTGCATCTATCATATATCAATCATGGATTATGAGTCTACCTACCATAATGTCAGTGCAATTCCCCCTTCTTTACCTAACTTTTAGTTTGTTTTTGCATATCCACTTTATAAGCTTTTCCGTCAATTAGTATTTAGACCAATTTTTTGTCATAGTTGGGTCCTCCATGAGATCCCTTGGTTTTTCAAGGGGCCCTTCCTACGAAAACCTTAATAAGATGGGTTAAAGGATAGGAAATCAATGATTTAGAGATggggttttgaagaaaaattgaaatttgataatatcaaataaccgttccatgttttaattttttttaggatataaataaaaataagttaaaataatacATATGAGTCAAGATGGGCAACCCCTCGTCTCTCTCGTCCTCCACATCTCTATCTTTAACTTTTTGGATATCACTTTTATCTTTAATGGATTCGGATTAGTGAAGAACACATATACACGTATAAAGCATTTACTTTTCGAAGTGGATTTGGAAGTGCtttgaaaatgataaaagaatatCCCTCATTCCCAAtcttttatgtttgtttttttttcctatagaGCTATATAAATACCGTATTATAATGTCTTAAACGCGTAAGCACTAATCAAAAGGACTTATTTGGTTTGTAGTAATGTTCAAGAATGGATTATAATGATTCCtataaaattataactttaatgGATCTATTTACCATAATGTGTCACACGTGCCACAGAGTAAAATCATTAACCATTATTTAAAGATAGATTACTATTTCTATCATTTTCACTCTGCCGTATGTAGTCATTAAATGTGAAAatgccatttttatttatttatttattattgcgTTACTTTGTTTGATTCGGAAAAAATATGTAGTACTTTGGGATAAAATAATGGTTGGCTTTTGTTGGGGGTTGGCACCTGAGAGAGATGGAGAGCTTATCAAAACTGAAGTTTCCTACTTTTAAGTTATTGGTACCCAACCCAACGCAACGCAACGATTGCGTACATGGTTGGAGAATCAAAAGCAGGGTTGGAAATTTGGACTGGTAAAAGATTAGTGGAGAGGATCACGAGCGATGGGCTTAGTGGCACTCCTTTGACCTATCccaattcaaaaataaatgagTCCCAAGTCCACCAAAAATAACTCCACTGGTTTAAAGGGCGCATTAGCGCCAATCAGGTTTCCACCCACTCATATTGGGCCATTACCTTGTTAGGTCATTTCACTCATCGCATCACCCATTTGTCTTCGAGTGGAAGATGCTCATTAAGTTCTTGAATGGAGAATGTCACGACTGTTTCCCATGTGACAATTCAGCTTACAAAATAatatggttttgtttttttcaatcatAGTATAAGATTAATAGGGTTTCTAAGGAATACAATCATAAAGGTAGAAATTTCTGGACAAAACCGATGTTTCCAAGGAATTTAATGAGTGAGTTTGACCCACCGAAACAAATGGGTGATCCACGTCGGGACACCATAGTTGAATTGTATAATTGAAAGCATCCCCTTTCCCACCCAATGTGTCGCGGATGGGCCGCGTGAGGGTGTCCGCGTCCCAGACGGTGACTGGGACTGCGGTTTCATCTTCTTATGTAGTATTCCAGCGCGGCAGTTACCTATTAAAATttacaattataaaattctagTACTGGATAGAAAAACATATTCAACCGGAGGCTGGTCTTCACCTTCTCCTGATTCTGTGCTACGTTTTTTCAGATCGCAATGGAGTTGTTTCACAACGCCAAGGCCGTTCGCCTCCGTAGCCATCACGACAAGTACCTGCTGGCCGACGACGACGAAGAGTCCGTTATCCAAGATCGGAGCGGCTCATCCAAGACTGCGCGATGGACCGTGGAGCTGGTCAAAGACGCCGACAACATCATCCGCCTCAGGAGCTGCTTTAACAAGTACCTCACCGCTTCCAACCAACCCTTCCTCTTGGGCATGACTGGTCGCAAAGTCCTCCAGACTCGCCCTGGGAGGCTTGACTCCTCCGTCGAGTGGGAACCCGTAAAAGAGGGCAACCGAATCAAGCTCAGAACTCGCTACGGTAATTTCCTCCGAGCCAACGGAGGGCTGCCGCCGTGGAGAAATTCGGTGACCCATGATGTTCCTCATAGAACGGCTACCCAAGATTGGATCCTTTGGGTTGTCGATATTGTTGAAATTCAGATTCGGTCTCCCACTGCTAAACCCCCGCTCCAATCCCTCTCCCATTCAGATTCTTTTGCGAGCGCATCTGATTCGAGTTCGCCTTCCTCCGTATCATTACACCCTGCCAGTTTTTCAAGACAAGAGGTATGAATTTCAAGATTTGGGCAGCTGCTAAAgacttaattttgaataataatcataactctttctctttttatgtGGCAGTCCAATGATTCCTTGGAGAATTCTCCCCCAAAAACTGAGGGTAGGACCATATACTACCATGTTGCTGATGACAATGGCAATGTGGACGACTCTGCCGGAGGGCAGTATTTCACACTGAAGGAAAATGGGGTTTTTGAATTGACTCGCAGATTGGAGGAAGAGACGGGGTTAGAGGATATCATTGTCTGTTCTCGGAGTAACTTGAATGGAAAGCTTTATCCCCTGCGCTTGCAACTTCCTCCAAACAATGCAACTATGCATGTAATTGTAATCCAAGCATCATCAAAAGGTGAGTatcttcttttacttagtttcgcTATGTTTGCTTGATGCTCCTTCTATCAACTTTGTGGTACCACACAATGAGATACTGAACCCCTGTGCTAATCTTGATGAAAATCCGGGAACTGTGTTATCTAGTGAACATATTTTAGCCTTCTAGACTGCTCAAGGGTTCTAAGTAAAATAAACTAATTGTATCAGTTTGTTTCAAGTATGGTATACTGGTTTTGTGGGTTGCTACACTCTCAAacaaatacttcatttcatcACCCATTTGCATTTATGCTCTATCCGGCCACTGAGAAGACAAGATGAAAAGAATTATCTTATAATTAATTGGGGCCTATAATTTGAATTGTGTGATGACAAGTTGATGTTTTTGCCAATTAgaaacctatcaaaaaaaggtTGATGTTTTTGCCAATTAGGAGCAATAGGATAGGTGGGATATTCAGTCAAAACGAGCACATTACTACTGTGTTGGGTCGAGTAGATTGATGGTTATGTGCTATAAAGACTAAGAATTTGGTGCAGTCTTGTTATGCACCGTTAGAGGAATCCAAGAATGTGGTCAAGGTGCTAGAAAGAACCTGTGAAGACTCAAACTTACTATTTGCTTCAATTTGCTTTAGGGTTTGTTCCATGTGATTATCATTGGATCGATGTTTAGACAAATGTGGTAATTCCGCTTAGTATTGAAGTTTACCAGCAGTAACTTTAGATTCATATGATAGATACTGAGATTGGGGCATACACCTGAATTTCCACTGAGATGCCGCCATTACTTATGTAGTTCATACAAGGTTTTAACACCTAATGAGATACCTTTCACTAGTAAGTATTGTAATGAATTCACTGCATTTTTTCCCAAGGATGAACCACCTTAGTAAGGTGGGGATGGTGGGTGGTTGGAGGCAGGTGAGGATGGCTGTTGGCCATTGTTGTAAAAGTAAAGtgatcaattttctttttctcttgagATGCTGGGCAAGTCTGGTGCattattggaaatttggaaGATGTATGCACAAAAGTCATGTGATAGCTAGTATTATATGAAGAAACCTACTTTTGAAAAAGCAGGGCAGTTGAGAGAATTGTTGAGCAAAAGAAAAACCATTAAGATCCTGTCAGGGAAACTCTTACCAACATGGTCCTTATCTCGTATCTTCCATGCACATGAGGCTCTTTAGCTGCCATAATCATAACTTACTGTGTTTTGGGTTTCTCATTTTGCATTCATTGAGTTGATTTATTGGTTGTATTTCTCATGCTAACTTTCTGCCTTTTTGCTCCTTTTGTTTATCAGCTGCAAGAAGTTTTGCAAAACCTGGGATCCCATGACGAAATTCATTGAGTTGGCATCACAGTTTTGTTCACAACATAAATGCTCAACTACATGTTCTGTACATTCTACTTCAGGCCTGTTCATAAGCTAGCTGAGATATCCAGGAATCAGCTGTGTAACGATTTGCCCCGCAGCAAAAGTCGTGGATGGAAgctataaaagaagaaaatggaaaacacTACAGCTACTGTAAGGGGGTCATAAAACCAACACTGCCTCCATCAGTGATTATTATTCTCTTAAATATTGGAACCTATTTTCTTTGAGGGCTCTGCAACTGAGTCTGTTGTAAAATTTTGTGGTTACTTTTGGACATGGGCTGATCACTTTTTATCTCCTGATTTTCTTCCACAGCCTGCGCAACGGATTCTGTTGTAAAAACCTGTTTGCTAATcctttttaaatttggattgaTGGTTTCatctctttccttttctaatGTATCAACTACACTTGTAAGAAGTCTTCGAAATAGGACTTGTGGTAAACGTACtcctatcattattttatttatatttttttttaaattatatttatattgactGATGTTAGGGGATTACAGCTAAGGTAGTTACAATGGATTACAGCTAAAGAAAaccaagtaatttttttttttagcatttcaAAGAAGTAATTGATTGAGCCATTGATAGATGATCTATGATAATTTCTTCGGATTTCGAAAAGAAGTATAGTAAAAGTAAAACCCATATAAAGCATAAATCCACCCAAGACAAGATCTTATTATGTGTAATATCTCACTGAACAACCATCATGTTTATGTTCTTTCCCATAGAAAATGCATATCCACTTAATAACATAACGACTTCCCCTTTCTCTTTGAACAGTAAAGAGggaaacaactaaaacaaataagaaaaagagtCCGTTGTTCCTCATTGTCCATATAAAATTCTGGTAAGAACTAGTtcatcaaaatagaaaatttaggaagaatataattcaaatttggTTGGAATAAATTTCTTATCACCTGTATCCCTTTTACTTTACTTTCAAAATACAAACATGGGAATCATTGAAATATTCCTTTGATTGAAAAAGtattattcataaaatacaTTATTCCACTAGAATACAATGGAATTTCGAAATGaaggtatttttatttattatataaaatagttaaaaaaacactttgcaGATCGATCTATAAAATAATTGATACAGTTTGATTCATCAACTAAATCAATAGTGCCTCTAGAGTCCACTTCTTCCCCATACTACGAGTGAaagagaaaatgtaaaaactACCATTAAAGCAGCCCAAGTGAGACTTACTATATCCATGTGAATTATGTCCCCTATCTTTATGAATATGAAAGAAATTTTCCATTATTGCTCGCTAATAATAGTGGAATCGGTGGTGCAGAGTCAAAAAAGGATTCTGACCCAAGACCATTGATGAACCAATTCAACAAATCTACCTCTTTAactgatttttttcatttttcaaaatttattctttCAATTTAGTTTTTGGATGTGGCAAGCACATGGTACATAAAGAATGAATGTGTATATACAAATTTGGATTAGTCTTTTTTTCACACTTACTACAGATTTTGTATTTCTTTATATGTCAACAAAGCATATTGGTCATGATACAAGTTGCAAAGAAGATTCGGTGTCACCAATAATCCATGCAGGAACAGGCACCATCTTTGAAGTGATGGAATCTAACACGATCTCTCACAATTATCTCTCTGTTAAATACCCGAGAGATTAATTTGGTCACCTGGTGACAGTTATTGCAGACTCGAAGGTTCTTAAAAATGCGAATCGGCATGCCTGGTTTTGTCTTCAATAGGCCAAAGGCAATGGCAAGTCTCTCACTATGCAGCCTAAGTGAGTATTGTTTTCCATCAATGGTCTCATCAAC is a genomic window of Vitis riparia cultivar Riparia Gloire de Montpellier isolate 1030 chromosome 1, EGFV_Vit.rip_1.0, whole genome shotgun sequence containing:
- the LOC117917899 gene encoding uncharacterized protein LOC117917899, which translates into the protein MELFRTAKAVTLRSHLDKYLVADDDKETVRQSRNGLSRKAKWLVEGSGHVIRLKSCHGRYLTASDTAYLLGMTGKKVTQTVPGNTSDALIEWEPIRDGFQVKFKTRGGKFLRANGGTPPWRNSVTHDYPNSSATRNWILWDVEPVEVPEVDPVADYLSSLSSFSSISDDLFGSEPASPMSITATEPFGLSSKRIAMELFHNAKAVRLRSHHDKYLLADDDEESVIQDRSGSSKTARWTVELVKDADNIIRLRSCFNKYLTASNQPFLLGMTGRKVLQTRPGRLDSSVEWEPVKEGNRIKLRTRYGNFLRANGGLPPWRNSVTHDVPHRTATQDWILWVVDIVEIQIRSPTAKPPLQSLSHSDSFASASDSSSPSSVSLHPASFSRQESNDSLENSPPKTEGRTIYYHVADDNGNVDDSAGGQYFTLKENGVFELTRRLEEETGLEDIIVCSRSNLNGKLYPLRLQLPPNNATMHVIVIQASSKAARSFAKPGIP